The following are encoded together in the Petrotoga olearia DSM 13574 genome:
- the glmS gene encoding glutamine--fructose-6-phosphate transaminase (isomerizing), with protein sequence MCGIVGFVSDKKVKVGDLISGLKKLEYRGYDSAGLAYNVNHSIKYVKKPGRISEIEKLLLNEGLLEESFYSGIAHTRWATHGVVSEQNSHPHLDCKGEIAVVHNGIIENFQELRSELESKGHIFKSETDSEVIAHLIEEKYNEDLFESVLSALKELKGAYAIAVVHKDKPDQIVAARKGSPLVISSNENISMLASDVTPLLKYSKEMNFLNDGEVAILTPEGYSLFDLDGAPLEKKTIRITWDESLAEKSGYPHFMLKEIFEQPIALESVLVGRLKDGKPQIKEVQSLESFVKNRMKKVYVVACGTSYHAGLAAKYFMNRYSDIDFDIEVASEFRYMNPAIDSNTLVLAISQSGETIDTLEGIRLAKKKGAYVLAISNVVGSTISRESDAVLYLNTGPEIGVAATKTYTAQIALLYTLAAQLIYWKGYKNEELDEIMRTIEKMPELFRLILDKTNGHMMELVKKYKNFKDMMYIGRVFGFPAALEGALKLKEISYINAIAYQAGELKHGPIALLDDNFPVFAIVPSGKLREKMISNIMEVKARGAKVIALTPKDDLQTKKICDDYIDVPSVSEPLIPLVVAPLTQLFAYYIAVQKGLDPDKPRNLAKSVTVE encoded by the coding sequence TTGTGTGGAATAGTAGGTTTTGTTTCAGATAAAAAAGTTAAAGTTGGAGATCTTATTTCTGGGTTAAAAAAACTTGAGTATCGAGGGTACGATTCCGCAGGTTTAGCTTATAATGTAAATCATTCTATAAAATACGTAAAAAAACCAGGCAGAATTAGTGAGATTGAAAAATTACTATTAAATGAAGGGTTATTAGAAGAAAGTTTTTATTCTGGAATTGCCCATACGAGGTGGGCAACGCATGGTGTTGTTTCAGAGCAAAATTCTCATCCACATTTGGATTGTAAAGGAGAGATAGCCGTTGTACATAATGGTATCATAGAGAACTTTCAAGAGTTGAGAAGTGAGCTTGAAAGTAAGGGGCATATCTTTAAATCAGAAACGGATTCAGAAGTTATTGCTCATTTGATAGAAGAGAAGTACAATGAAGATCTTTTTGAGTCAGTTTTAAGTGCTTTGAAGGAACTCAAAGGTGCATATGCGATTGCCGTAGTTCATAAAGACAAACCCGATCAAATCGTAGCTGCAAGAAAAGGCAGTCCTTTAGTGATTTCAAGTAACGAAAATATAAGTATGTTAGCTTCGGATGTCACTCCTTTATTGAAGTATTCAAAAGAGATGAATTTTTTGAATGATGGTGAGGTAGCCATTTTAACCCCTGAAGGTTATTCTTTGTTTGATTTAGATGGCGCTCCCCTTGAGAAAAAAACGATACGTATAACGTGGGACGAATCGTTAGCAGAAAAATCAGGGTATCCTCATTTTATGTTGAAAGAAATCTTCGAGCAACCAATAGCATTAGAATCCGTTTTGGTTGGTCGGTTAAAAGATGGAAAACCACAGATAAAAGAAGTACAATCTTTAGAAAGTTTTGTGAAGAACCGAATGAAAAAGGTATATGTAGTGGCATGTGGTACGAGTTATCATGCTGGTTTAGCTGCAAAATACTTCATGAATAGATATTCAGATATTGATTTTGACATAGAGGTTGCATCAGAGTTCAGATACATGAATCCAGCAATAGATAGTAATACTTTGGTGTTGGCTATATCTCAATCTGGTGAGACTATAGATACTCTAGAGGGGATCAGATTAGCAAAGAAAAAAGGAGCATATGTATTAGCTATAAGTAACGTAGTTGGTTCCACTATCTCTAGGGAATCTGACGCTGTACTTTATCTCAACACTGGTCCGGAGATAGGTGTAGCAGCAACAAAAACTTATACTGCACAGATAGCTTTGCTTTACACCTTAGCTGCGCAACTCATCTATTGGAAAGGTTACAAAAACGAAGAGCTGGATGAAATAATGAGAACCATTGAGAAAATGCCGGAATTGTTTAGACTAATTTTAGATAAAACAAACGGTCACATGATGGAGTTAGTAAAGAAGTATAAAAACTTCAAAGATATGATGTACATAGGTAGAGTTTTTGGTTTTCCTGCAGCTTTGGAAGGTGCTTTAAAATTAAAAGAGATCAGTTATATCAATGCTATCGCCTATCAAGCAGGTGAATTAAAACATGGCCCAATAGCCCTATTGGACGATAATTTTCCTGTATTTGCTATAGTCCCTTCGGGGAAGTTAAGAGAGAAGATGATTTCTAACATTATGGAAGTAAAAGCTCGAGGGGCAAAAGTGATAGCTTTAACTCCAAAAGATGATCTGCAAACGAAAAAAATATGTGATGATTACATTGATGTGCCTTCTGTTTCAGAACCTTTAATACCGTTGGTAGTAGCGCCTCTTACACAACTGTTTGCTTACTACATAGCGGTGCAAAAAGGATTGGACCCAGATAAACCAAGAAATTTGGCAAAAAGTGTCACAGTTGAATAA